TAGACCAGCTCCCAGCTGGAGGACGTCTCTGTAGACCAGCTCCCAGCTGGAGGACGTCTCTGTAGACCAGCTCCCAGCTGGAGGACGTCTCTGTAGACCAGCTCCCAGCTGGAGGACGTCTCTGTAGACCAGCTCACAGCTGGAGGACGTCTCAGTGTCctcacactgtctctctgtctctaggAGGAAATCGCTAAGTACGATAAGATCTGCGAGGAGGCGTACACTCGATCCAAAGACGAGAAGATCCTCCACATCAAACACTGGCTGGACTCCCCATGGCCCGGTGAGTCTCCAGTCTCAGGTCCCTGCTGGTCTCAGGTCTGGATGAGGGTCTGGTCCTGGTCCCTCGTCCTGGAATCAAACCTTTGACGTCATATTGTTGCTCCTGGTTCTCTGTGAGGTCGTTGACGTCACGCTCTCTTTGCCTGCAGGTTTTTTCACTCTGGATGGACAACCCAAGACCTTGAGCTGCCCGTCCACTGGACTGACTGAAGAGAACCTGAACCACATTGGACAGATGGCGTCGTCCGTCCCCGTGGAGGACTTCACCATCCACGGAGGTGGGGCCCGTCGGACCAGTGGCACGAACATTTAAGATGTGGAACGCAGCCTCGTGACGCTCTGTTGTTTCAGGTCTCAGTCGGATCCTGAAGAGTCGAGGTCAGATGGTTCAGAACCGGACGGTGGACTGGGCCCTGGGGGAGTACATGGCCTTCGGCTCGCTGCTGCAGGAGGGGATCCACATCCGGCTGTCGGGTCAGGACGTGGAGCGAGGGACCTTCAGGTAAACGGGTCGACCGGAGCTTCACCCCCTggaagtggagggagagagggactgaCGCAGTTTGTCTCCTTTCAGCCACCGTCATCACGTCCTTCACGACCAGAACGTGGACAAGAGGATCTGCATTCCCATGAACCACCTGTCCCCGGACCAGGCGCCCTACACGGTCTGCAACAGCTCGCTGTCGGAGTACGGAGTCCTGGGTCAGAACCTGCAGATCCAtcccaccctcctccctctgtgggTTCCCCCCCgctgatgtgtgtgtccctctgtgtgtgtgtgtagggttcGAGTTGGGTTTTGCGATGGCCAGTCCGAACGCTCTGATCCTGTGGGAGGCCCAGTTCGGAGACTTCCACAACACGGCCCAGTGCATCATCGACCAGTTCATCTGTCCTGGTCAGGCCAAGTGGGTGAGGCAGAACGGaatcgtgctgctgctgccacacgGCATGGAGGGCATGGTgagacacacactacacacactacacacactacacacaatcacacacacacacacacacacacacactcacacacacacaatcacacacacacacacacacacacacactacacacacacacacacacacacacacacactcacacaccacacaatcacacacacacacactacacacactacacacactacacacactacacacacacacacacacactacacacacacacacacacacacacacacacacaatcacacacacactcacacactacacacacacacaatcacacacacactcacacactacacactacacacacacacaatcacacactacacacacacacacacacactcacacacacacaatcacacacacacacactacacacaccacacacactacacacacacacacacacacacacacacacacacacacacacacacacacacaatcacacacaaatcattctgaatgttaagtgtgtgtgttgatgttgttttcagGGTCCAGAACATTCTTCAGCTCGTCCAGAGAGATTCCTCCAGATGTGCAACGACGACCCAGATGTCATGCctgtgagagacacacacacacagacacacacacacacacacacacacacacattcacagattcTATAGTGGCTGTCGTTTCAAATTTAACCTCAACCCTgatctctctttcttttatctctctctcttttatctctctctctttcctctcaccctcctatctctctctctttcttttatcactcttctctctctctctctctctctctctttctctctctttctctctatctctctatctctctctctctgtgtctctctctctctctcttttatctctctctctctctctctctccctctctctgactccctctctctctccctcttcccctgtctctctctctctctctctctctctctctctctctctctctctctctctctcttccctctccctctctctctctctttctctctctttctctctatctctctctctctgtgtctctctctctctcttttatctctcttctgtctctccctccctctccctctccctctctctctctctctgactctctctctctcttcccctctctctctctctctctctctccctctctctgactccctctctctctccctcttcccctgtctctctctctctctctctctctctctctctctctctctctccctcttcccctctctctctctcttccccctctctctctctctctccctctctctcttccccctctctttctctctctctctccctctctctcttccctctctctcttccctctctcttcccctctctctcttccccccctctctctctctctctctctctcagacccTGACTGAGGACATTGCCGTGCGTCAGCTCTATGACTGTAACTGGATCGTGGTGAACTGCTCGTGTCCTGGAAACTACTTCCACGTCCTCAGAAGACAGATCCTGCTGCCGTTCAGGAAGCcggtgagacagacacacaacttggACCTTCGCCGGtttatatattacattacatttttcattttttcatattCTCACCTCATGTGGTttacagacttttattttgtaaataatccacttcctgtttgtttcagcTGATCGTCTTCACTCCCAAGTCTCTGCTGCGCCACCCAGAGGCCAGATCGAGCTTTGACGAGATGCTGCCTGGTAACATACTCCTAAAGTTTCACTCTCTACTTCTTCAAGTGTAAAGACTTGAAGTTTGACcttcgtctcctcctcttcctcaggaaCTCACTTCCAGAGGTTGATCCCAGAAGCCGGCTCTGCGTCCGAGCGTccagaggaagtgaagaggtTGATCTTCTGCACGGGGAAGGTTTACTACGAGCTGAccaaagagaggaagagcagagggatggatggagacgTGGCCATCGCACGTATCGAGcaggtatacacacacacacacacacagacacacacacacacatacacacacacacacacacacacacacacacacacacacacacacacacacacacacacacacacacacacacagacagacacacacacagattctgcTGAGGTTGTCGTTTTTGATATGCAACTCGTTATTCTAATGAAACGTCCAGACtgacctctccctctccctccctccctctctctctctctctctccctctctccctctctctctctctctctctctctccctctctctccctctccctccctctctctctctctccctctccctctccctctctccctctctctctctctctctctctctctctctctctctctctctctctccctctctccctctctccctctcctctctccctctccctctctctctctctctcccctcagctGTCTCCCTTCCCGTTCGACCAGGTGAAGGCCGAGTCCGAGCGCTTTGCCAACGCGGATCTGGTTTGGTGTCAGGAGGAGCACAAGAACCAGGGTTACTACGACTACGTGAAGCCTCGCATCAGGACCACCATCCAGAGAGCGAAGCCTGTCTGGTAAccaccttcatcctcatcatcatcatcatcgatAACAGTCAGAGTTTAGTGACCCGTCCGGTTAAcccccccctgtgtgtgtgtgtgtgtgtctcaggtacGCTGGTAGAGTTCCGGCGGCGTCTCCGGccacaggaaacaaaaacactcacCTGGTGGAGCTGCGGCGCTTCATGGACACCGCCTTCGACCTGGACGCGTTCAAAGACCAGCAGTGaaatcaaacccccccccccccccccccgtcactcgACTGCAAACCTCTCCTAGATTCATtttctctcacgcacacacacacgcacacacacacacacacacacaggacatacTATAGACAAAGTTTTAACCGCGTGTACGACTACAAACCTGAAGTAACGCAACGTCAGTATTGTGTAgttcagtgaatgtgtgtgtgtttttcactttgatCAAACATGGGACAGAAACTGAAATGTTTAGATTTGAATTTAATTCTGTGTCAAACTTTGATATTTTCAGTAAATCAAAGACAGAAACATCTGATTTCCAGTTGACTGTTAGAATCCTCCCAACAGACCCATCAGCTTCTTCACACCTGGAAACTGTCACGTGTGTTAGTGAAGTGGTCGTTACACACATCACGAGTTCGGCTTCTCATTTAAACAGTTgaagtgtctgtgtgagagtgagggatgcacacacacaaccgtgAACTACACAACTACTGCACACATTGTGAGCAGTTCATACATGTGCTCACCGTGTTGCATGTATGTACTGAGCAGTTTGTATGAACAGATGTTGCGTGTCGTAAAGAAACACAACCTGCTCTGAATATTGTTTTACTTAATTTATTCAGATCAGTGTGGATTATTATTCCACAAACCAAAGTTGATCTGAAATAATCCGATTCATTCATGATCAACTGCTAAATaggttttcagaataaaaggttCAAGATGGAGTAAAGAAAAACCATGAGGTGATGTCAttgaggacagaggaagatgtGATGGAGCTTCTCGTCTGATAAACTCACTTCTTCACAGAAACTTGATCGATCTGTCAAATTGATTCCGGAGCAGCAGGAAGTTTGAATCTCAAACGAGCAGAGTTTTTAATAAGCTCTGGAACATTCAGCTCTAGAACCTGATGTTGAGAAACTTACAGAGACGACGAGGAAGCGTTTGATTCGTCTGCTAAGTCGAGCTTTAAGTCTGAACCCTCatgaactttgacctctgaacacacactcctccgtccacacacacacaaacacacacacacacacacacacacagcagcagcaggtcaacAGCTTTTACAGAAGCTTCAGGAAACAGGGATTCCTCCTGTTTCTAtttctcatcttcttcatcttcctcccacGAACTCGACAAATCATTTTCACCCAAAATGTTGCAGGAAGCTTTTTTTGATTGTCTCGTTAGCGCCCCCCATTGAGCAGGAGTGGCAGCGCGCCCAGCAGGgaggtgtttcttcttcttcttcttccgcaGGTCGGTCCGCCCGGTAACGAACGTGTAATGAGTTACCAAGGCTACGCTTCTCGCCCACGGGGATCGAGGGGATCCGCGTGGCGGAGGCTGCGCGCGCCAACCGGAAGTGACCCACGCACAGCTGATCAGATCCCGACCCGCGCTTCTCGCTCTTTTATCCCGTGCCAAACTGGGTCACAGCATCAAGTGTTTTTatccctttgtttttgttttattttattttttgtcgaGCAACTGAATGAAATCTTTCACCAGAAAAAATTGAATCTATTGAAATCAAATGAGAAGAATCTGGTTTGAAGCAGTGAAATGAAACGACAGCAGGTGAAGTTCTGAGCTTCTGTCGGACaaagaaaatgatttatttattttcataacgGGATTTCAATTCTCTTCATTATTTTGCTTCATTCAATAAAGAATTCTACTGAAACACTTTGATCAGCGACTCgtttctttcacacacaaaacTAACAGATCTgtacctttcaaaataaaacaagttagTTATTTATGACTCACATTCTTAAGTCCAGCGTGAGGCCAGTGCACGTGACTGATCTTTTCTAGTTCACCACagaacagttttacattcacacattcatacagtgcatgtgCAGCACTTCTCTCGGAGGCggtttggggttcagcatcttgctgaAGGGCACTACGGTATTCCGAATGTGGAtgactgggatcgaactgccgacctacCTTCTGGTTAGAAGACGCCCCCCTCCTGTAAAGGTCTCAGATAAAAGTTCGACACTTATTCACNNNNNNNNNNNNNNNNNNNNNNNNNNNNNNNNNNNNNNNNNNNNNNNNNNNNNNNNNNNNNNNNNNNNNNNNNNNNNNNNNNNNNNNNNNNNNNNNNNNNNNNNNNNNNNNNNNNNNNNNNNNNNNNNNNNNNNNNNNNNNNNNNNNNNNNNNNNNNNNNNNNNNNNNNNNNNNNNNNNNNNNNNNNNNNNNNNNNNNNNCTTCCTGAtattcaacacaacaacaacctggttgtgtgtgagagggacagagagattCACtatgtgttcaggtgtgtgtggtcGCCCCTCCCTCTGGCCTTTGaccacacacacttactctttaaatatttattatttctagTTTACAATCCTGATCATTTCTGATCAGTAGTCAGACGATTGTTGTAAACTCACTGAACTCTGAGCTAAGCACTTTCAGGCATTGGTGATATTTAAGTTTTTATGATTGGAATAAAGTTTGGGAGTAATGAGTTTCAGGGCTGATGGGAAATGTAGTGCATCATCTGATTGGAGcatgtctgtctgcaggagtctgtgtctctgtccgaGCCCCGTCCACCATGAACCCTATGAACCAGATGAAGGCTGGACTGAGCAATAACCCACACAggtacagacacactcacacaaacacacactcactctcttaaCAACCTGATCCATTTTCAATTAGTTCTTTATCGTTTAGTAATAGAACCACAAACAGATTTCCGAAATCGAGTCGTTATTTTACGAGagtgaaatgtgtgtgaaaATCTCCcactctgatgtgtgtgtgtgtgtgtgtgtgtctgtgtgtgtgtgcagcgagGGCTCGTACCCCTACGACCCCTCCAGCTGGCAGCAGCCCACCAACCAGCCCACTGGATCCCTGTCCGTGGTCACCACCGTCTGGGGAGTGACCAATCCTTCGGGTAACCAGGTATGACATCAGCACACAGATGAACGAGTGGCATTCTGCTCAGAGGTCCGTGTCTGGATGTAAAGTGTGTGATTCTGTGTCTGTCAGGGTCTGGGTGGAGGGGGGATGGGCCCCGGGGCCAACCAAGGCGGGGGGCCCATGATGCAGGGCCCTGGAGGTCAAGGCATGGCCGGTGGACCTGGTGGCTACATGGGCCAGCAGGGCTACGGCGAGCCCAACAAAGGCTACATGAACCAGGGCATGTACGGCCGGACGCAAGGGGGCTACAGCGGAGGACCGGGGGGGTACTCGGGGAGGTGAGTTggcttatttatatattttgttttgtagaTATTACTCCTGTTTACTTCCTGCCACTTGTGTCATGTGACTGGTCCAATCAcagctgtgaatgtgtgtctgtagttACCCGTCGAACCCTGGTGGCTCCAGAGGCTCGGCTGACTTCACTCAGGCCACCGCCGCCGCCGTGGCTGCAGCCGCCGCCACCGCCACTGCCACCGCCACCGCCACCGTGGCCGCCATCCAGGAGAAGCAGAACCAAGAGATGAACTACGGACAGGTGAGGGTGACCCCCGTGAGGACAGCAGGGGTGAgagctccccctgctggagaTGTCCTCACTGGCTCGCTCTAATAcaagttctgtgtgtgtttttagatgGGAGGTCAAGCCTATAACAACCAGTTCATGGCCCACTCGGGCCCCCGTGGGGCCCCCCGGCATGGCTCCTGGAGGCATGGGCCCTGGTCAAGGCCCTAACAGGGGTCCCCCCTCTATGGGCCCCATGTATGGACCCGGAGGGGGGCCCCCAGAGGGTCCCCCAGCATCCAAATTATGGTCCTGGACCACAACAGGGCCACCTAAGGCCCCAGCAGGGCCTCAAACGGCCCTACAGCTCTGAGGTGAGTTCATATGTGTCAGTTAAATCCATTTTaaacttgatttaaaacatatttagtcGGATTGAATCAGGCTCCACATAGAATTGAATCTGAATAGATTCATCGGCATCTTTCTTCATTGCTCTGATGTAGTTTCTAATATAGTGCATGTAAATATAATAGTAattatgtaatattaataaaagtTTATAAACTGAACGTGGACAAAACAAACCCTTTGTCCTGAGGCTTCTTTGAACATAGTGAGGTCACATGTTTCACCTCCACCTCGTCCTCTCTCAGTCATTCCCAGGAATGACTCAGCAGTACGGCGTCCCCTCCAGTGTCAACGTGATGTCGGGTCCTGGTGGCGCCGGGGGGGCGATGGGGGGTTCAGGTGGAGGAGGTCACCCCGGGCCGGGTCAGTACCCAGGACCTAACATGCAGTACCACCAAGGTAAGATGTTACATATGCTTTCATCTTAATAAGAAATGACAGATCTAGAGTCTCCACCTGGTGGCAGATGTGGtcactgtgttgtgtgtaatTATCTTCTCACCATggtgctggtgggggggggggggggggggtggagacttgtgtttgagtccacaacacaCTTCAGGAGGTTAAACGctgttagagcagaatccaacacaactgaagtcaatggtgacAACACAACGTGCCTCCAGCTCAAAGTCTGTACATCCTCCTCtgttgtcaatcaatcaatcaaatttaatttgtaaagcccatattcacaaatcacagtttgtgtcATAGGGCTtaaacatggtgagacatcctctgtccttcaccctcaacaagagtcaggacaaactactaaaaaccctttaacaggtacaaacacacagaaacctcagagacacatgtgaggacccgtctcccaggacggacacaagtcaacagatgtGTAGAAAACATCAGGATTAAAGTtttcagcagcattgatgaggggaaaCATCTGGAAGGATAACTTCAACACTATATGTCAATCAGTCCTGATGCATCATGGTCtctggtcagcaaccagcaagaccatgatccaccatccagaccagatccactatagtccacagtcattgtccactgccaccagttaggatccatcatcattgtgtgtatgttgtgttgttttgtcgctgtgtgttttaaatgaCAATGATGAAGTCATGAAATACACTACACTTTTATTTGTCAGATTTATTTTCTAGATCATCAGAAGTGTCTGACCAATCACACCTGTTCACATGTTTAACAGTCACATGTAGCTCACTCCTGTTCCCTGATTGGTCAAAgtctctttctgtttccctGCAGGTCCAGGCCCCGCCCCTCAGAGAACTGGTCCCTCCCCCTCTTATCATAGCCATAAGATGTCCCTTCCGCAGTACCCCCCCTCTGGACCCCCAAACCCGCAGTActacaaggtgtgtgtgtgtgtgtggtgtctggtgtctggtgtggtgtgtgtgatgaCTTGACTGAAGTTgttgttcctgtgtttgtgcagcaggaaCAGTTTAATGGTCAGGGTGGAGGTTTAAACACTCtgacagcagggggcgctggtgGTGTCTACAGCTCCTTCAACCAACCGTCAGGGGTAAGAAGAGCTGAGTGtgtttcaaaaataataataatcctcactACTGTCACAGCTCaactctcacctctctctccctctgtctctctctctccctctgtctctctctgtctctctctctctctctctctcccccctctctctgtctctctctctccctctctctctctctctctctctctctctctctctctctctctctcttctctctctctctctctctcccctctctctctctcactcagccTGGTCGAGGGTTGCCAGGTTACCCCTCCTCACCGGTACCCGGTAACCCGACCCCGCCCATCACTCCAAGCAGCTCCATGGCCCCGCCCTACATGTCGCCTGGCAGCAGTGACATCAAGCCAAGcccctcctcctttctgccCGACATCAAACCCAACATGGCCGGCCTGGCCCCGCCCCCTTCTACAGGTGCACACACTCGTTTTCCATCACAGTCGTTTGAAACGACCTCAGTATCAGATTATTACCAAATAATGAATCAGATTATTATCAGTCAAATATTCTCCTTTTCTTTAATCATCTGAGtgttgatgatgtcacagcCAAGTGCTCAGGCGTCTGACCTGTTGACCTCCTGTCAGCAGGTAACCCCAGCGACGACCTGCGGCTGACCTTCCCGGTGCGTGACGGCGTCGTGCTGGAGCCGTTCAGGCTGGAGCACAACCTGGCCGTCAGCAACCACGTGTTCCAGCTGCGAGACTCCGTCTACAAGACGCTCATCATGAGGTGAGAGGAGCCGGAGCCCCCGCTGCACGCTtcacacacaacaacatgtgttaatgtgtgtgtttgtgtgtgtgtgtgtgtctcagaccGGACCTGGAACTCCAGTTTAAGTGTTACCACCATGAGGATCGACAGATGAACACTAACTGGCCGGCCTCCGTCCAGGTCCGACCTCTTTCTTACTTCCTCATTGAGCAGTTCCGtggttttggtttgtttctatttgtgtgtttacctttgtgtgtcCTCCTCAGGTGAGCGTGAACGCGACTCCTCTCACCATCGAGCGAGGCGACAACAAAACTTCCCATAAGCCTTTGTACCTGAAGCAGGTGTGTCAGCCGGGCAGGAACACCATCCAGATCACAGTGACCGCCTGCTGCTgcgtaagaacacacacacacacacacacacacacacacacacacacacaaccaacgaCCACAACCAATGCTTCCTGTTCACACCGACACGTGCACGCCCGGGGAACGTGAGCGGGAGTTAACGCCCCTGTGGACAgaggtggttttattttgaaatctgaccggtcccccttcctctccacAGTCGCACCTGTTCGTGCTGCAGCTGGTTCACCGGCCGTCGGTCCGCTCGGTGCTGCAGGGCCTGATGAAGAAGAGGCTGCTTCCTGCCGAGCACTGCGTCACCAAGAGTGAGTCCCCCGCTCGGCGTCCCGCTCCGGTTCGATTCCTCAGCGACGACCTCTGAGTTACTAATATCCGAtgttctgcccccccccactctgtgaCCCTCAGTAAAAAGAAACTTCAGCAGCGGTTCGATTCCTGGGACACCCGGGTTAAATGGAGAGGATGGCGTGGAGCAGACGGCCATCAGAGTCTCATTAAAATGTCCCATCACTTTTCGCCGCATCCAGCTGCCGGCCAGAGGTCACGACTGCAGACACATACAGGTCAGAGCAAAGGTCACACGCTgtgaggtcacaggtcacacgctgtgaggtcacaggtcacacgCTGTGAGGCCACAGGTCACACGCTGTGAGGTCACAGCCCTCAACAGGTCATCGGGTCGGAGAAACAGAAACTATAGAGACAACACTCaaactcattgtgtgtgtgtgtgtgtgtgcgtgtgcgtgtctgtgtgtgtctacagtGTTTTGACCTGGAGTCGTATCTGCAGCTCAACTGTGAGCGAGGGACCTGGAGATGCCCCGTGTGCAAGTATGTacgactcacacactcacacagtgtcAACGTGATCCATCCAGTGTCTCCTctgtaacctgtgtgtgtgtgttgtgtgtgtgtgtgtgtgtctgcagtaaGACGGCTCTGTTAGAAGGTCTGGAGGTGGATCAGTACATGCTGGGAATACTCATCTACGTTCAAAAGTAAGAAACGTCTTCATTCTACAAAGTcaaaaacactaacacacacctggTGGCTAGTTTGCCACGCAGGCGACCAAATGAAAACGGTGTGTGGGACTTCCTCGtttctcactctcctcctcttcctcctcttcctcctcttcctcctcctcttcctcagctcgGAGTACGAGGAGATCACCATCGACCCGCTGTGCAGCTGGAAGCCGGTCCCCGTGAAGCCGGACATCCACGTGAAGGAGGAGTCTGACGGCCCCGTGCTGAAGCGCTGCAGGACGCTCAGCCCGAGTCACATGGTCCTGCCCAGCGTGATGGAGATGATTGCGTCGCTTGGCCCCgccccctcttcctctgccaATGCCGCCTCCGCTCCGATGCCCTATTCTTCAatgcctgcagggggcagcaaTAACAGCAGCCACACCCCTGATTACCCCGGACCAGGTATCGTCTCTTCATTAAATGAAACCGATCTTTCTTGAATCTAAAGGAAATTAAGAAGAGAATCACATCTGTTGAtccgtctctgtctccgtcAGCTCCGTCCTATCCCGGTCAGTCCGGGACTTTCTCTGACTTCAGTGGTCCTGGGACTCCGGGAGTGGGGGGGGACTTCTCCTCCCCCggtcctccccctctctcctacCAGTCGGAGCTCTCCAGTGCCCTCCTCACCCCCGACAAACCGCCGCCTCACCCACTGGCCGGACAGGTGAGGAAACACTCGTCCAGGGAAGAGTTCAGTTACTGCACCCTCTCCTTTTGTCCTTTCCTTCCCTTGTTCTACTGCTTCCTTCATCTGccccttccttctctcctttccttcccttgTTCTACTGCCTCCTTCATCtgccctctccttctctccttttgtCCTTTCCTTCCCTTGTTCTACTGCTTCCTTCATCTGccccttccttctctcctttccttcccttgTTCAACTGCTTCCTTCATCTGccccttccttctctcctttccttcccttgTTCTACTGCTTCCTTCATCTGccccttccttctctcctttccttcccttgTTCTACTGCTTCCTTCATCTGccccttccttctctcctttccttcccttgTTCTACTGCTTCCTTCATCTGccccttccttctctcctttccttcccttgTTCTACTGCTTCCTTCATCTGccccttccttctctcctttccttcccttgTTCTACTGCTTCCTTCATCTGccccttccttctctcctttccttcccttgTTCTACTGCCTCCTTCATCTGccccttccttctctccttttgTCCTTTCCTTCCCTTGTTCTACTGCTTCCTTCATCTGccccttccttctctcctttccttcctacctccttgttttctctcctcctctgtccactttaccccttttcttttttccctctgtttttcttttcttcctctaaaCGCTTCATTCTTTTTAGATGTCAGTCTCAGGTCGTCTGGACTCCACTTC
The genomic region above belongs to Pleuronectes platessa chromosome 4, fPlePla1.1, whole genome shotgun sequence and contains:
- the ogdha gene encoding oxoglutarate (alpha-ketoglutarate) dehydrogenase a (lipoamide) isoform X1 — its product is MSPVTLTRQRHKSEGTMYHVAQLDPLGIMDADLDSYVPTDIITSSDKLGFYGLNESDLDKVFRLPTTTFIGASESALPLKEIISRLEMSYCQHIGVEFMFINDLDQCQWIRQKFETPGVMQFTLEEKRTLLARMIRSTRFEEFLQKKWSAEKRFGLEGCESLIPALKTIIDKSSENGVENIIMGMPHRGRLNVLANVIRKELEQIFCQFDSKLEAADEGSGDVKYHLGMYHRRINRVTDRNITLSLMANPSHLEAVDPVVQGKTKAEQFYCGDNDGNRVMSILIHGDAAFAGQGIVYETFHLSDLPSYTTHGTVHVVANNQIGFTTDPRMARSSPYPTDVARVVNAPIFHVNADDPEAVIYVCKVAAEWRATFHKDVVVDLVSYRRMGHNEMDEPMFTQPLMYKQIKKQKPVLHKYAEKLIAEGAVSRQEYEEEIAKYDKICEEAYTRSKDEKILHIKHWLDSPWPGFFTLDGQPKTLSCPSTGLTEENLNHIGQMASSVPVEDFTIHGGLSRILKSRGQMVQNRTVDWALGEYMAFGSLLQEGIHIRLSGQDVERGTFSHRHHVLHDQNVDKRICIPMNHLSPDQAPYTVCNSSLSEYGVLGFELGFAMASPNALILWEAQFGDFHNTAQCIIDQFICPGQAKWVRQNGIVLLLPHGMEGMGPEHSSARPERFLQMCNDDPDVMPTLTEDIAVRQLYDCNWIVVNCSCPGNYFHVLRRQILLPFRKPLIVFTPKSLLRHPEARSSFDEMLPGTHFQRLIPEAGSASERPEEVKRLIFCTGKVYYELTKERKSRGMDGDVAIARIEQLSPFPFDQVKAESERFANADLVWCQEEHKNQGYYDYVKPRIRTTIQRAKPVWYAGRVPAASPATGNKNTHLVELRRFMDTAFDLDAFKDQQ
- the LOC128438400 gene encoding LOW QUALITY PROTEIN: zinc finger MIZ domain-containing protein 2-like (The sequence of the model RefSeq protein was modified relative to this genomic sequence to represent the inferred CDS: deleted 2 bases in 2 codons), producing the protein MGNVVHHLIGACLSAGVCVSVRAPSTMNPMNQMKAGLSNNPHSEGSYPYDPSSWQQPTNQPTGSLSVVTTVWGVTNPSGNQGLGGGGMGPGANQGGGPMMQGPGGQGMAGGPGGYMGQQGYGEPNKGYMNQGMYGRTQGGYSGGPGGYSGSYPSNPGGSRGSADFTQATAAAVAAAAATATATATATVAAIQEKQNQEMNYGQMGGQAYNNQFMAHSGPRGPPGMAPGGMGPGQGPNRGPPSMGPMYGPGGGPQRVPQHPNYGPGPQQGHLRPQQGLKRPYSSESFPGMTQQYGVPSSVNVMSGPGGAGGAMGGSGGGGHPGPGQYPGPNMQYHQGPGPAPQRTGPSPSYHSHKMSLPQYPPSGPPNPQYYKQEQFNGQGGGLNTLTAGGAGGVYSSFNQPSGPGRGLPGYPSSPVPGNPTPPITPSSSMAPPYMSPGSSDIKPSPSSFLPDIKPNMAGLAPPPSTGNPSDDLRLTFPVRDGVVLEPFRLEHNLAVSNHVFQLRDSVYKTLIMRPDLELQFKCYHHEDRQMNTNWPASVQVSVNATPLTIERGDNKTSHKPLYLKQVCQPGRNTIQITVTACCCSHLFVLQLVHRPSVRSVLQGLMKKRLLPAEHCVTKIKRNFSSGSIPGTPGLNGEDGVEQTAIRVSLKCPITFRRIQLPARGHDCRHIQCFDLESYLQLNCERGTWRCPVCNKTALLEGLEVDQYMLGILIYVQNSEYEEITIDPLCSWKPVPVKPDIHVKEESDGPVLKRCRTLSPSHMVLPSVMEMIASLGPAPSSSANAASAPMPYSSMPAGGSNNSSHTPDYPGPAPSYPGQSGTFSDFSGPGTPGVGGDFSSPGPPPLSYQSELSSALLTPDKPPPHPLAGQMSVSGRLDSTSHGAPLSQQQSQGLHGNSQMGGNQMMQRSNQNPRLQGDGSFGLGASAEVPEPSLDLLPELTNPDELLSYLGPPDLPNNNNDDLLSLFENN